The following coding sequences lie in one Treponema sp. OMZ 790 genomic window:
- a CDS encoding thiamine ABC transporter substrate binding subunit — MKNHLRSILIFSFLIIGCAALFAGGAKESDGTKVVVYTTKSFAADYGPGPKIAELFKAKTGKDVEYVVCKEGVLNRAILEGKASTADVLIGIDNHLIEKARKADVLKAYKPAAANKIDSDVLIAEDWLLTPFDYGYFAFMFDTKAKIKKPASLKELTDPSYTKKIVVLDPSSSTTGLGMVAWTKAVFGDEYLNFWKALKPNIFAMAPKWSTGYGYFTAGEAPMAISYTSSLASHVLYDKTDRFRPLVFAEGHVIQIEGMGISANAANVKGAKAFIDFMLTEEAQSLLPETQFMYPVIKGLPLPASYKDVPKPAKILRIPSEDQTESVNAVINVLQK, encoded by the coding sequence CATTTACGCTCTATTTTAATTTTCTCATTTTTAATTATCGGTTGTGCCGCTCTTTTTGCAGGCGGAGCAAAAGAATCTGACGGAACAAAGGTTGTGGTCTACACGACAAAATCCTTTGCTGCCGACTACGGTCCCGGCCCGAAAATTGCCGAGCTCTTTAAGGCAAAAACGGGCAAGGATGTAGAATATGTCGTCTGCAAAGAAGGCGTTTTAAACAGGGCCATATTGGAGGGTAAGGCTTCTACAGCCGATGTGCTCATTGGTATCGATAACCATCTTATCGAAAAAGCACGCAAAGCAGATGTTTTAAAAGCCTATAAACCTGCGGCCGCAAATAAGATAGATTCGGATGTTCTTATCGCAGAAGATTGGCTTTTAACCCCCTTTGATTACGGCTATTTTGCATTTATGTTCGATACAAAGGCCAAAATCAAAAAGCCCGCATCTTTAAAGGAACTGACCGATCCTTCCTATACAAAAAAGATTGTAGTTTTGGATCCTAGCTCAAGTACAACAGGCTTAGGCATGGTTGCGTGGACAAAGGCTGTTTTTGGTGATGAGTACCTCAACTTTTGGAAGGCCCTCAAGCCGAATATCTTTGCAATGGCCCCCAAGTGGAGCACAGGTTACGGCTATTTTACAGCCGGAGAAGCACCTATGGCTATCTCGTATACAAGCAGCTTGGCTTCCCATGTTTTGTATGACAAAACAGACCGCTTCCGGCCATTGGTTTTCGCAGAAGGCCATGTCATTCAAATTGAAGGTATGGGAATATCCGCTAATGCTGCTAATGTTAAGGGAGCAAAGGCCTTTATCGACTTTATGCTGACGGAAGAAGCTCAAAGCCTCCTTCCCGAAACTCAGTTTATGTATCCGGTTATCAAGGGGCTTCCCCTTCCTGCTTCTTACAAGGATGTTCCCAAACCTGCAAAAATCTTGCGCATTCCTTCAGAAGATCAAACCGAATCGGTCAACGCCGTAATTAATGTTTTACAAAAATAA
- a CDS encoding iron ABC transporter permease: protein MFYKNKQEGLRPGGAISKIWRLFKIGRPSKIGCLSLIGSLVLPLGSLIFFLVLLSFFLPLILSFLPLFSSRFDFSHITGVKSSFDFSHIFRITVFTVSQAFFSALLACTVGFAAAYLCARKNFRGRKFLMALSSVPLCVPAIIVALSFIIFFGNNGILNSFLKSLLNQDEPPINFLFSMPGVIIIHGFYNFPLAMKTIAQVWERLSEDEPNAALLLGASKFRIFKTITFPALLNSIAVSFLLIFLFCFFSFIIILLFGGLATTTLEVELYKAARTKLDMNLAAKIALTEISAALILILIYSNLQKKMRVQNENLKGIRERSAIKGLRQKIFFGLTIFIIILFLIAPLFSIFLHSTYNVNYTSIFNKFFYFKAWKNVFLSRTFWTALWTSIKIGTLTALVSLAASLCFAYITVFYKWRKIYALLPYLPLAVSSIMLGFGWLLLRPNGTEVILIFAQSSLAWPFAWTQIQTSLLRIPQNIINAAVLLSPDKKTAFFKVIVPLCKRGIFSSLAFVFAISAGDASLPIVLNIPRFNNLALLIFDYASSYRFVESSAVAVVLSLITGFVFFLQEK from the coding sequence ATGTTTTACAAAAATAAACAAGAAGGCCTTCGGCCGGGCGGCGCCATATCAAAGATATGGCGCCTATTTAAAATAGGTCGCCCATCTAAGATAGGCTGCCTATCTCTGATAGGCAGCCTTGTTTTGCCACTCGGCAGCCTTATCTTTTTTCTTGTCCTTCTTTCTTTTTTTCTTCCGTTAATATTGAGCTTTCTTCCCTTATTTTCTTCACGATTTGATTTTTCGCATATTACGGGAGTAAAAAGCTCCTTTGATTTTTCGCATATTTTTAGGATAACGGTTTTTACGGTTTCTCAGGCTTTTTTTTCTGCCCTGCTTGCCTGCACCGTAGGCTTTGCAGCGGCCTACCTTTGTGCAAGAAAAAACTTTCGGGGCAGAAAATTTTTAATGGCCCTGTCGAGTGTTCCCCTCTGCGTGCCTGCAATAATCGTCGCCCTTTCCTTTATAATCTTTTTTGGAAATAACGGAATCCTCAACTCGTTTTTAAAGAGTCTACTAAACCAAGATGAGCCTCCCATTAATTTTTTATTTTCGATGCCGGGGGTAATCATAATCCACGGATTTTATAACTTTCCCCTTGCAATGAAAACAATCGCTCAAGTTTGGGAACGCTTAAGTGAAGATGAGCCTAATGCAGCCCTCCTTTTAGGAGCAAGTAAATTTAGAATCTTTAAGACCATAACCTTTCCTGCCCTTTTAAATTCGATAGCCGTTTCCTTTTTGCTAATTTTCCTTTTTTGCTTTTTCAGCTTTATAATAATCCTTCTTTTCGGAGGACTTGCGACTACAACCCTCGAGGTCGAACTTTACAAGGCCGCCCGCACAAAATTGGATATGAACCTTGCAGCAAAGATAGCCCTTACCGAAATATCTGCGGCCTTAATTTTAATCCTCATCTATTCCAATTTGCAAAAAAAAATGAGGGTACAAAACGAAAACTTAAAGGGAATAAGGGAACGCAGCGCAATAAAAGGCCTTAGGCAAAAAATCTTTTTCGGCCTTACAATTTTTATAATTATTCTTTTTTTAATAGCGCCCCTGTTTTCTATTTTTTTACATTCCACATATAATGTAAATTACACTTCTATCTTTAACAAATTTTTTTATTTTAAGGCGTGGAAAAACGTTTTTTTATCCCGAACCTTTTGGACAGCTCTTTGGACAAGTATCAAAATCGGCACTCTTACAGCCCTTGTAAGCCTCGCAGCTTCCTTGTGCTTTGCATACATTACAGTCTTTTATAAATGGAGAAAAATATACGCCCTTCTTCCGTATCTGCCCTTGGCCGTGTCATCGATAATGCTCGGCTTCGGCTGGCTCTTGTTAAGACCTAACGGAACGGAAGTGATTTTAATCTTTGCGCAAAGCTCCCTTGCGTGGCCCTTTGCATGGACTCAGATACAAACCTCGCTTTTACGCATTCCTCAAAATATTATCAATGCGGCAGTCTTGCTTTCACCTGACAAAAAAACGGCCTTTTTTAAGGTGATAGTCCCCTTGTGCAAAAGGGGCATTTTTTCAAGCCTAGCCTTTGTCTTTGCCATAAGTGCAGGAGATGCATCCTTGCCAATAGTCTTAAACATCCCGCGTTTTAACAATCTGGCCTTACTGATTTTTGATTACGCTTCTTCATACCGCTTTGTAGAATCTTCTGCAGTTGCAGTCGTCTTAAGCCTTATAACAGGCTTTGTTTTCTTTTTACAGGAGAAATAA
- a CDS encoding ABC transporter ATP-binding protein, with amino-acid sequence MEHEKAFLQLKNIKKHFTEKDISISFELKKGRALALLGPSGCGKTTVLKIIAGLIAPDSGEIVLDGKDISRTPPGKRGIGMVFQDYALFPHLNVEENIFYGLVSKGMSKKEARKTIAPLVELFHLEALQRRKTDLLSGGEKQRVSLARSLAVSPSLILFDEPLSALDADLRLHLRKELRAKQESLGYTAVYVTHDKDEAAALADEVLYMG; translated from the coding sequence ATGGAACACGAAAAAGCATTTTTACAGCTTAAAAATATAAAAAAGCATTTTACCGAAAAAGATATTTCCATTTCCTTTGAATTAAAAAAGGGAAGGGCTCTTGCCCTTCTAGGCCCATCGGGCTGCGGCAAAACAACGGTTTTAAAAATAATCGCAGGTCTTATTGCCCCGGATTCGGGGGAGATTGTTTTAGACGGAAAGGATATAAGCCGAACCCCTCCGGGCAAACGCGGAATCGGAATGGTCTTTCAAGACTATGCCCTCTTCCCTCATCTCAATGTTGAAGAAAACATCTTCTATGGGTTGGTTTCTAAAGGCATGTCCAAAAAGGAAGCCCGCAAAACAATAGCCCCCCTTGTCGAGCTTTTTCATTTAGAAGCCCTACAAAGGCGCAAAACCGATCTTCTTTCGGGCGGAGAAAAGCAGAGGGTTTCCCTTGCTCGCAGTCTTGCAGTGAGCCCCTCCCTCATCCTCTTTGATGAACCCCTCTCGGCCCTCGATGCAGATCTCCGTCTGCACTTACGCAAGGAGCTGCGGGCAAAGCAGGAGAGTTTGGGATACACCGCCGTCTATGTTACCCACGACAAGGATGAGGCAGCCGCCCTTGCCGATGAGGTTCTTTACATGGGGTAG
- a CDS encoding ATP-binding protein, whose product MSYITRSRYMEKIRKFIDKPIIKVLSGMRRAGKSTILLLIKDEVLNHVPDKNKIYLNFESIEFFTVNKAEALIEYLKPLIKDLTGKIYFFFDEIQFVENWEQVINGLRVDLDCDIYLTGSNSGLLSGDLASLLAGRYVEFEIQPFSFGEFIRCFDGKAVSREDLFSAFVKTGGMPFLKYFNLEEGPSFKYLNDVYNTVLVKDVLQYNSIRDVDIFNRILDYAMENIGHTFSANSIKNYFKNENRNVSADTVLNYLEYCSKAFIIKTVPRYDTAGKKVLKIDEKYYLTDHGFRQARGFSNTKDIERVLENIVYIELRSRGYEVTIGKVKDKEIDFIAKSENDVSYYQVAYNIGNESTREREFGVYKSIKDNFPKYVLSLDSMDFSQDGIIHKNLIDFLLEYGE is encoded by the coding sequence ATGAGCTATATTACAAGATCCCGATATATGGAAAAAATTCGGAAGTTTATTGATAAGCCTATTATTAAGGTTCTATCCGGTATGAGACGGGCAGGAAAATCGACTATTTTACTGCTCATAAAGGATGAAGTTTTAAACCATGTACCCGATAAAAATAAAATTTACCTTAATTTTGAATCCATAGAATTTTTTACGGTAAATAAGGCCGAAGCTTTGATTGAATACCTCAAACCTTTGATTAAAGACTTAACCGGAAAGATATATTTTTTCTTTGATGAAATACAATTTGTGGAAAATTGGGAACAGGTTATAAACGGGCTGCGGGTTGATTTGGATTGCGATATTTATCTGACGGGCTCAAATTCCGGCTTACTTTCAGGAGACCTTGCAAGCCTTTTGGCAGGAAGATATGTAGAATTTGAAATTCAGCCTTTCAGCTTTGGAGAATTTATAAGGTGCTTTGACGGTAAGGCTGTTTCGCGTGAAGATTTATTTTCTGCCTTTGTTAAAACGGGAGGAATGCCTTTTTTAAAGTATTTTAATTTGGAGGAAGGACCGTCCTTCAAATACTTAAATGACGTTTACAACACTGTTTTGGTTAAGGATGTTTTACAGTACAACAGTATAAGGGATGTCGATATTTTTAACCGTATTTTAGATTATGCAATGGAAAACATAGGGCACACTTTTTCGGCAAACAGTATAAAAAATTATTTTAAAAATGAAAACAGAAATGTTTCGGCAGATACGGTACTCAATTATTTGGAATATTGCAGTAAGGCCTTTATCATAAAAACAGTGCCCCGCTATGATACTGCGGGAAAAAAAGTACTTAAAATCGACGAAAAATACTATTTGACGGATCACGGTTTTAGGCAGGCTCGGGGATTTTCCAACACAAAGGATATTGAAAGGGTTCTTGAAAATATTGTTTATATTGAACTTCGCTCACGAGGTTATGAGGTTACGATAGGCAAGGTAAAAGACAAAGAAATCGATTTTATAGCAAAAAGTGAAAACGATGTTTCTTATTATCAGGTAGCTTATAACATTGGAAATGAATCCACAAGAGAAAGGGAATTCGGGGTTTATAAGTCAATCAAAGATAATTTCCCTAAATATGTACTCTCTTTGGATTCTATGGATTTTAGTCAGGACGGAATTATCCACAAAAACCTAATCGACTTTTTGCTCGAATACGGAGAATAG